CCCTGTCCGAAGGGTTTATGCCACATATATAGAAATgaaaatacaataataatattaataaaaaattaattaattaataaatacaaaattataaaagcccTTAACACAGCTGATTATAAAAAAGCTAacttataattataaaaaaaacttttagcTTGACATAAAACTAGATTGATTATAAGGAAGTCTTTACTCTTTGACGAATTGTATGTTTAAGAGTATGTTTTAAGTGTGAGAATTCACATTTCGGATGGATAGAATGTTGATTTTTACATTTCAAAATTCTGGTGTTTTTTTCTTATCCATCTCATTTTATTTGTGATTGCAATTGATTAATGGACGCAATCTGGCAGTTTTAATAGAGGCAAAACAGTAGATTACATTTGGTAGGAAAATGCTTTCAAATTaaatacactttttttttttagataaataATGTCTTGAAATATAACCCCTTTCAAAGCATGTCCACCTACAAATAGGAGGGAAGAAAAAGAACATGAGAAGGCCAAGTGAAACAGATCAGGGGTAGGCCGGTTAGCTAGTACCGTTTTTATCTCCCCCACTAATTGAACCTAAGTTATAGAATATGGTGTTTCTTTAATATTGAAGCATTATATTCTTTACATTTAAATAGTGTTTCATTCATAAAGTGTTCTGACCTATATAAAGGTAGATTATGTTAAGAATTAGAAACTGTACAATCAATTTTTTGTTAAGCATCAGAAAGTGAGACCATGAGAGTTGAAGCCTTGTCATTCATAGTGTTTTTCATGGTGTTGGTTGAGTTAGTGGGTTCTCATCCTCTCAACCGTGGCACATTTCCAAGGGATTTCTTATTTGGAACTGCATCATCTTCTTACCAGGTTTATGTTTTCTCTAGCACATTTTATGGTGGAAAAtcgaaaaaattgaattttatatTGTTCTCATGTGATTGTTGATGTGTCAGTATGAAGGTGCAGCAAACGAAGGGGGAAGAAGACCAAGTATATGGGACACCTTCACTCATAGACATCCTGGTAAATAGGTTCAACCTTTCACTTTCTGAATCTGGATAAATGCTATATCTCAGGGATTTTAAATTGCTATTGCGGTCGCGGTTGCGCTTGCCGCTGGGTTGCGTAATTGTGGACAAATGTGGGATGTTGTAGCCGCAATTACGGTTGTCATGCCTATATGGGGACTCCAAAACCCGTTAGGCTGTTGTTGCAATTGCAGCGGATTGCAATTTGAAACCCTGTTTACATTTACCTTAACTAAGAAGTTAACAAAGCTTTGCATTTTCTATATGTATATTAAATTTATATGGCCTTTGTCCTTGAGATAATTTCTTAGCATGTTATCTTGGTTAGCATTAACTTATTCACTATGATGCCAAATAACTTCATGTCTTAATCTTTCATCAGAAAAGATAAAGGACCATAGTACTGGAGACCTTGCTGTTGATTCTTATCATCGCTACAAGGTATTCAGTCTCTTCAGCTTGCATATATATTACAGTTAcactacacacacacacacattctGGATGAGGTTTGATGTTCATCATTTATTCCTCTGAATTGTTTGAGCAAACAATTTGGCAGGAAGATGTGGGAATAATGAAGGATATAGGATTTGGTGCATACAGATTCTCTATCTCATGGTCCAGGGTTCTACCTGGTGAGGAGGAATTTTCAGCTTCAGTTATTCTGTTGGTTCtcattttaatctttttttttttctagttgaTGACTATAATATTTAAACTTTGACCTTAATTTGACATTAATATGATTCAGCGTTGGTCATATATTTGGTTTAGGTGGAAACCTGAAGGGAGGCATAAACAGAGAAGGCATCACATACTACAACAATCTTATCAATGAACTCCTCTCAAATGGTCTGAATCAATCTTTCTCTTGCATACATATGAACCCGGACTTGTTTGATTACAGTTTTGTAAAACAGCATAAATAGGAAAAGGAACTTCTTTGGTATGAACAATTTCCAAAAGTGTTCTTGAAAATAGCTAAAATCCCAAAACATCCTAGAGATGTTTTCAATTTCTGTTTTAGCTTTCAAATCATATGATTTTTcacagtttttttttatcttctttcaaAAATATTTCTGAAAACAGGTTTTAAATTCAGAAaactgaaaaagaaaatcaaactaGCCCTTTATACCTTCTCAATGTGAAGATAAAAAATTTGCCTATTCCTCTTTCACATAACCACAGGTTTACAGCCCTTTGTAACTCTATTTCACTGGGATCTACCTCAAACTCTTGAAGATGAGTATGGTGGATTTCTGAGCCCCAATATAGTGTGAGTAGCTTTTCTTGTCAAACCTTACAAATAATCCCAACATGGGTTTCCCTTAACTCACTTGCAAATGATGTCCAATATTTCTACAGGAAGGATTTGGCAGACTATGCAGATCTATGCTACAGAGAATTTGGAGACAGAGTGAAACACTGGATTACTATAAATGAGCCACTCACCTACACCACACAAGGTTATGCAAGTGGAGTCTTTGCACCAGGAAGATGCTCCAGGTGCGGTGCAGGGGATTCTAGCACTGAGCCCTACCTGGTCTCTCACCACCAGATTCTTGCTCATGCAGCTGCTGTCAAAGTCTATAGAGACAAGTACCAGGTTACTATACACACCATTTTCTTGTAATGCACTAGAGATTACCCCAAACTGAAGCAGAGTCATCAAATGagcagggttttaaattgcggctGCGGTTGCCGTTTGTGTCATTTAATTGCGGATATATGCAGGGTGATACGGCCGCAAAGTCAATACGGGGACTCCAAAACCCGTTACGTTGCGGCCGCAATTGCGGTTACTCACCGCAATTTGAAACCCTGCAAATGAGATGATAGGGATA
This portion of the Lotus japonicus ecotype B-129 chromosome 3, LjGifu_v1.2 genome encodes:
- the LOC130743998 gene encoding beta-glucosidase 13-like, which codes for MRVEALSFIVFFMVLVELVGSHPLNRGTFPRDFLFGTASSSYQYEGAANEGGRRPSIWDTFTHRHPEKIKDHSTGDLAVDSYHRYKEDVGIMKDIGFGAYRFSISWSRVLPGGNLKGGINREGITYYNNLINELLSNGLQPFVTLFHWDLPQTLEDEYGGFLSPNIVKDLADYADLCYREFGDRVKHWITINEPLTYTTQGYASGVFAPGRCSRCGAGDSSTEPYLVSHHQILAHAAAVKVYRDKYQISQKGQIGITLNTAWVIPLSQSKADIDAASRSLAFQYGWFMEPLKSGSYPIEMVNNVGRRLPTFSREQSLMVKGSFDFIGVNYYSATYAANAPCIRENPSLFTDACVTITTMRDGVPIGQKAASDWLYIYPRGIRDLLLYTKEKYNNPVIYITENGVNELNDGRKSLEDNIRVKYIRRHLTYVQSAIQSGVNVKGYFAWSLLDNFEWADGYSVRFGIVYVDYKDGLRRYPKKSAQWLKKFLHR